AACAcaatttgtgaaaaacaaaaagtcagcaCGGCGTGACAGTGAACGGAGCTAAATTTAGCCCCGCCATCATTATTTTGACAATTTGACACCTGTGATTTTCTGACTGTGACACAGAATACACCTGTATTCATCTGCGTCTCGAGGACGTACAGTGAATAGATGAGGCATATATTAGCAGTATGTATAAAGGTATAAACCCTAATGTGGAAATATAacctacaaaaaaaaccaacttaATAATACCAGGTGTTTCTTCATTTCACATGAATTGTGACTTACGATACAACAAGAGTGATCTTAATGTATTGATATCTTATGTCCTTTCTTCAATAGGTCAATAATGATAACTAGCATCTTTGCAATGTGTCCACGAGGGACTTTTGATGACACGGCTGGGTGTCATTTCTCATCGcatgtctctgtgttgtgttacGTTAGGTTATGTGGCTGCGCAGACATGTATAACATGGAAGACGACGGCGAATGCAGCACCTGGTCCAGTACTTACCTCATAAGGAGAAGAGGTGCTAGGTGGAGCGTGGCCTCCTGAACGAGCAGGTACTACAAGACAATAACAGATATCATTTCCATGAGTGTTTGTGACCTTGTATTTTCAACTTTACTCACAAGAGTGCTTGGTTATTCATTGTACATGcatttagaccaggggtgtttCACGGAACTTGACCTGAATCAAACCAAAGCAAGTGACATCGGGGCCTAATTATCTAGTTTCTAACCATGGTATAATTGCATTCTCATGCTGTATTCACACCAAATCAATCTCTGTCGTGCCACGGGATAATTTTCACACGTATTAAGTCACcgtattattttaaacataagtAACGGGCAATTCTTTTCACCGTCAACCAAAGCATTGTTGTGGGAaagtctgcagagaagaaaccgtcgtcttgtgtggtttcactaCACCATACAGAGCCAGACACAATGTGACGAGTTTCACCGTTAAATTCAAGAGCTTCGTATGGATGAGCGTCGCTTCTAGCGATCCTCACATGACGTTTCCCTGAGCGGAGTCTGGCCACTGGAGAGTGTGTGGCGTCGTTCGGAGAATCTGGCTGATTGGCCATTGTGTTGTTGCGTCAGTGCGATTTTCCCGCAAAAGTTGAAGGATTTCAACTCGAGCGACAGACACAATTCCTGCGATAGACACGATGGATGCAATTTTGTAAAGTTTACATACAAAGTTGATGTGTATCCCCGCACATTTTCTTGCCCCGGCCGATTTTCACGCCGCATCTGACGCATGAGttgaacattttcaactttGGCGAAGAATCGCGGCGACATAATGGCCAGTTAGTATTGAGATTCTCCGGATGGCATCACATACTTGCTAGTGGCCAGACTCATAACGGAGGTAATAAACTGGGAGAAGTTGTGTCCGGCCACGGATGGTGCTGTGAAACCACACTTCTCCGTAGACATTTCCACAACAGACAGTGCAACAAAGTTTTGGTTGATGGTGCAAAGATACGACAAATTCTTCTgtttaaaatctgtttaaaatacAGCAGCTCACACTATGTACACCAGACGCAACCTGAAAAATCGTGTCCGGTATGAGCACAGCATCATGCTCACAAACTAGTGGAGCTGTCACTGAAATGCTGTTGATGTGGAGTAACATAGCAAGTCTTGTTGCCCACCCATGATTTAGACACGTTATATAAATCCTTATTATATCAGGATAAACTCGATAAGGCTACATATGCACGTAGGTTATGCCTTTCATCCACATTACCCCGGCATTTTAGggaaaatttgagaaaaaaaatccataacaATCAAATTGAATTCAATTTATCTAAAAAATGGAAAAGGTTTCATTGTGCTGCATTTAAGTATAGtttttgcaaaaaacaaataccTAAAATATGCAATTACGTGCACTCGCTTCCTAATTGGCTCTTGTCGGCCCCCAACTCAATCAATTGTGACCAAAAAGCtcagtttcttgtttttcttaagCAAACAACTACAGAAAGGAgagtgcacttcctgtttccactgGCTTGCACATGCCCAATGTAGCTGAATGTTTCTAGGTTTATAGTAAAGGTTACTGCTGGAAACACTTGTCTGGATACTGAATGTTTCACTTAAaattccatttttaaatgaaaacgcAGTAGTATGGATGTCGCCAGTACCTcaatatgaaatattttcaaGCCTACGTATTTTGAGTCAGTGGAACACCTGAAATAGGACTTACAAGAACTTTAGCAGCGGCATGAATTAACATACCGTGTCTTTAATCCACTGCAGTGacttaaaaaacaacttaaaattcAGCATGTATCAAAACCAAATCATCCTTACTCGGCTAAGATGATTTGATTAAAACTCTAAGACTGAGTGAACGTTTACGTTTTGGAGTCTGTGCAGGTTTGGCTGAGCTTTTCTTCTTGGTGCACTTGTAGATGAAGAACATCAGAATCGTTGTCGCGACCACGTCCACAGTGATGGCCAGCAGGAACATAAACGCGTCGAGCTCCACACAATTTGCACACGCTAGAGAACAAAGACGGAACGTTAAAGGCGCGTTGGCTCAGAGAGGACAAGTGGTTCAGGAAGCACATCATGAGAAATGATAGGGTACTGCATTTTACTCACCCTTTCCTTTCACGTAGAAATAATATTTAACGTCTTTATCATTCTCTTGGTCCTTGTATATACAGTGGTACAAGCCTCTGGTTTCACTTTTGTAGATAGTGTTATAACTGTTCATATTACTTCCCACTTCTTTGCCATTTTTGTACCATTTTCCCTCCTCTGGACAGGTCATTTCGAACATCGCGCCATTGAATGTTACTGAGAAAAGACAAGACGCAAacatccacatacacacacacacacacatgagcatCCTTGTATCCAGttctttttcatcattaaaGGAGGACAATGTGAGGATCCAAGAGATGAGTTGCATCGTGGTTTAGTACGAACGCctctgacgttataaatcattttctctcccttaCTACACGTTCATCACACCATGAATGATAATTATGCAAGATACACATTTACCAAATCAACAACCGAGAAAATAAACgataaaataaaagaacacagtGAACGACTACAGCAAGTTCAACCAAACATGAGTGACTAAGAGAAGTGTGACCTCGCTACACAGATGTCACAGTTctcctacaaaaaaaaaatacaggacaTTGAACGCTACCAGACTATGCTTTTATCTAAATTCTGagaagcaaaatataaatatgggactttaaaaatgtaaaatatttaccCATCCCAGTAGCCTTCGCGGTAGCTACGCACAGGAAGAGCACGGCGAGAGCAGCTTGAAAAGCCATGCTGTTGGCTTCCTGAAGATGACCCCTGCTTTTGATCTGGGCTTCGAGATGTGATTATTGTATAGAACTAATGTGAGAATGTCTCTTCTACAAGATGCAGATGGCATCAATCTGTCACCTCTGTGAAACAGAAAGAATAAAT
This Solea senegalensis isolate Sse05_10M linkage group LG8, IFAPA_SoseM_1, whole genome shotgun sequence DNA region includes the following protein-coding sequences:
- the LOC122773083 gene encoding T-cell surface glycoprotein CD3 epsilon chain-like; this translates as MAFQAALAVLFLCVATAKATGMVTFNGAMFEMTCPEEGKWYKNGKEVGSNMNSYNTIYKSETRGLYHCIYKDQENDKDVKYYFYVKGKACANCVELDAFMFLLAITVDVVATTILMFFIYKCTKKKSSAKPAQTPKLPARSGGHAPPSTSSPYEQLNPRTRSDDPYSVVNRMG